From Thermoplasmata archaeon, the proteins below share one genomic window:
- a CDS encoding FAD binding domain-containing protein, whose amino-acid sequence MLRLAQFDLHAPRTLDEAVRLIAESDGQAAFVGGGTDLYPAMKRGLVEPKSVVSLRQVRELRGIRRNPEGGFIIGAMTTLQDLVRDRSVAADHPALTQAAGLVANPQIRAMATVGGNLCSDTRCNYYDQSYLWRRAVDFCLKKDGDICRVAPGSTRCWAVSSSDLAPVAIALEARVRLASVRGERALPVRALFRDDGIAHLDKAPDEILVDVALPRPDGMLSTYLKLRRRGSTDFPVLGIAIAARIDPDGRCDLIRIVVGAVAPSPIEIAEAERILSGNRLTDDLIEQAAEAVFRAVKPMDNTDLTPYHRKRVARLYVRRALMELRRQARTAP is encoded by the coding sequence ATGCTCCGGCTAGCGCAGTTCGACCTCCACGCGCCTCGCACGCTCGACGAGGCCGTCCGGCTCATCGCCGAGTCGGATGGGCAGGCCGCCTTCGTGGGCGGCGGCACGGACCTGTACCCCGCGATGAAGCGTGGGCTCGTCGAGCCCAAGTCGGTCGTCAGCCTCCGCCAGGTGCGGGAGCTCCGCGGGATCCGCCGGAACCCAGAAGGCGGGTTCATCATCGGCGCGATGACGACGCTCCAGGATCTCGTCCGCGATCGATCGGTCGCGGCAGATCATCCCGCCCTGACGCAAGCGGCCGGACTCGTTGCGAATCCGCAGATCCGAGCCATGGCGACGGTCGGGGGAAATCTCTGCTCGGACACCCGCTGCAACTACTACGACCAGTCCTACCTCTGGAGGCGGGCCGTCGACTTCTGCCTCAAGAAGGACGGAGACATCTGTCGCGTCGCACCCGGGAGCACCCGATGCTGGGCCGTCTCCTCATCGGACCTGGCGCCCGTCGCCATCGCGCTCGAAGCCCGCGTGCGTCTGGCGAGCGTTCGCGGGGAGCGGGCGCTTCCTGTGCGGGCGTTGTTCCGGGACGATGGGATCGCGCACCTCGACAAAGCCCCGGACGAGATCCTGGTGGACGTGGCCCTCCCACGTCCCGACGGCATGCTCAGCACATATCTGAAGCTCCGTCGCCGCGGGTCGACCGATTTCCCGGTCCTCGGGATAGCCATTGCGGCGCGGATCGATCCCGACGGACGATGCGATCTGATCCGGATCGTGGTGGGTGCCGTGGCCCCGTCCCCCATCGAGATCGCCGAGGCGGAACGCATCCTGAGCGGGAACCGACTCACGGACGACCTCATCGAGCAAGCGGCGGAGGCGGTGTTCCGTGCGGTGAAGCCCATGGACAATACGGACCTCACCCCCTACCACAGGAAGCGGGTTGCTCGGCTGTACGTTCGCCGGGCGCTCATGGAGTTGCGGCGACAAGCCCGGACCGCGCCGTAG
- a CDS encoding (2Fe-2S)-binding protein — MAAGSRFLRVNGEDRKVTAPAHRTLLEVLREDLDLTGTKHGCELGECGACTVLVDDEPYLSCITLAAEVEGRAITTIEGIARADGTPHPLQVAFADLGGAQCGYCTPGMIMSSLVLLKTNPSPSDDEIRAGLAGNVCRCGCYPKILQAVRDAAEQMRLERARASRGRRASSKGAARGAHVRRSR, encoded by the coding sequence GTGGCCGCAGGGAGCAGGTTCCTCCGGGTGAACGGCGAGGACCGAAAGGTCACCGCGCCGGCACATCGGACCCTTCTGGAGGTCCTGCGAGAGGACCTGGACCTCACGGGCACGAAGCACGGCTGCGAACTCGGCGAGTGTGGGGCCTGCACAGTCCTGGTGGACGACGAGCCTTACCTCTCCTGCATCACCCTCGCGGCGGAGGTCGAGGGCCGGGCGATCACGACCATCGAGGGGATTGCCCGCGCGGACGGAACGCCCCATCCGCTCCAGGTCGCCTTCGCCGACCTTGGCGGCGCGCAATGCGGCTACTGCACCCCCGGGATGATCATGTCCTCCCTGGTTCTCCTGAAGACCAACCCGTCGCCCAGCGACGACGAGATCCGAGCGGGCCTCGCCGGCAACGTGTGTCGGTGCGGGTGCTATCCGAAGATCCTCCAGGCGGTCCGGGACGCTGCCGAACAGATGAGACTCGAAAGGGCGCGCGCATCGAGAGGCAGGAGGGCAAGTTCGAAGGGCGCGGCGCGCGGGGCGCATGTGCGCCGGTCGAGGTGA
- a CDS encoding PhoU domain-containing protein yields AHASGVRDSRELVTYALLARDLNRTVYHGIYIARHMARFRGRIEGDIGRMLRSMSDIAQTMQTLAVDAFLGADFSKAQRVMKLMTRVRNLDDALSLRILNQAKDVRKAVTEMLIAREIRRIAGYSVAMADATANRVLSSDAGAG; encoded by the coding sequence GGCCCATGCCAGCGGAGTGAGGGACAGCCGAGAACTCGTCACGTACGCTCTCCTCGCCCGGGATTTGAATCGGACCGTCTACCACGGCATCTACATCGCACGGCACATGGCCCGATTCCGCGGTCGAATCGAGGGAGACATTGGCCGTATGCTCCGGTCCATGTCCGACATCGCCCAGACCATGCAGACGCTCGCGGTGGATGCGTTCCTGGGAGCGGACTTCTCGAAAGCCCAGCGGGTCATGAAGCTCATGACGCGCGTCCGGAACCTCGACGACGCCCTGAGCCTGCGCATCCTCAATCAAGCGAAGGACGTCCGGAAGGCCGTCACCGAGATGCTCATCGCCCGGGAGATTCGCCGCATCGCTGGGTACAGCGTCGCGATGGCCGATGCGACCGCCAACCGGGTCCTCTCCTCGGATGCGGGCGCCGGATGA
- a CDS encoding molybdopterin cofactor-binding domain-containing protein: MSDELSVIGKALPKVDSLGKTTGRARYTEDLVLPEMLFGRLLRTPHPHARIRRIDTGRARALPGVRAVLTGRDLPTKYGILPSSQDETALAEDVVRYVGEPVAAVAADDEETAERALGAIDVEYEPLPAITSIEEALQNRTVRIHDQADGTNIHKAVNLEFGDVAGGFARADHIREDVFFYEGSNHVAMEQHAVLASVEAGGKLTVWSSTQVPLYLHGALQKVLGLPANMVRVIAPPVGGGFGGKSDIFSHEIVAAKLAMVTQRPVKIACSREEVFYLHRGRHPVLMKIRTGFTKEGRITAMHFRSILDGGAYGSYGVASTYYTGVLQPTTYRIPAYKFEGVRVFTNKPPCGPKRGHGTPQPRFALETHLDKAAEDLGLGPEEIRYRNLVRPFSMTVNHLRITSCGLKECMEQVLAASKFREKRGHLGRGKGIGLAVSAYLSGAALPIWWNEDPHSEVEVRIEPSGHVVVSSLASEIGQGSTSMLAFIVAEVLGLEPGEIEVVVADTDRTPTDLGSYSSRVTFMAGNAALSAATKARQVVFDVVAGRLDIPTERLVAKGRRIGDASDPHRGFTWHDAIAAAASGGPITAMGSYKPPKLAGPYKGSGVGPSPAYSFSACVIEATCDTETGFLTADRIWLAHDIGRAINLRAVEGQIEGSICMGLGEALLEQQSFRGGLLKSPSILEQRVPTILEMPEIHTFLVETVDPEGPFGAKEVGQGPLLPVAPALANALYDAVGVRIDEVPMTPDKILRALEEQGRGHERPRVGPRGFPDLPLTKEPLRVPPPAEDTVIPGRVVG, encoded by the coding sequence ATGTCGGACGAACTGAGCGTCATCGGGAAAGCGCTGCCCAAGGTCGATTCTTTGGGGAAGACGACCGGCCGCGCTCGGTACACGGAGGATCTCGTCCTGCCCGAGATGCTGTTCGGCCGACTGCTGCGAACTCCTCACCCGCACGCCCGCATCCGCCGGATCGACACTGGCCGCGCGCGGGCCCTGCCCGGCGTTCGAGCGGTCCTTACCGGGCGGGACCTCCCGACCAAGTACGGCATCCTGCCGTCCAGCCAGGACGAGACGGCCTTGGCCGAGGACGTGGTCCGCTACGTCGGGGAGCCCGTGGCGGCCGTGGCCGCCGACGATGAGGAGACCGCGGAACGGGCGCTCGGGGCCATCGATGTCGAGTACGAACCGCTTCCGGCGATCACGTCGATTGAAGAGGCCCTGCAGAACCGCACCGTCCGCATCCATGACCAAGCGGACGGCACGAACATCCACAAGGCGGTGAACCTCGAGTTCGGCGACGTCGCGGGAGGGTTCGCGCGCGCGGACCACATCCGCGAGGACGTGTTCTTCTATGAGGGCAGCAACCACGTGGCCATGGAGCAACACGCCGTCCTGGCATCGGTCGAGGCGGGTGGCAAGCTCACGGTCTGGTCGTCCACCCAGGTGCCCCTCTACCTGCACGGCGCCCTCCAGAAGGTCCTCGGCCTCCCGGCCAACATGGTTCGGGTCATCGCACCGCCCGTGGGTGGCGGGTTCGGCGGGAAGAGCGACATCTTCTCCCACGAGATCGTGGCCGCGAAGCTCGCGATGGTCACGCAGCGGCCGGTGAAGATCGCGTGCTCCCGAGAGGAGGTGTTTTACCTGCACCGCGGTCGGCATCCCGTGCTCATGAAGATCCGCACGGGTTTCACGAAGGAGGGCCGGATCACCGCGATGCACTTCCGATCGATCCTGGACGGCGGCGCCTACGGCAGCTACGGCGTCGCGTCGACGTACTATACGGGTGTGCTCCAGCCGACCACATACCGGATCCCAGCCTACAAGTTCGAAGGGGTCCGGGTGTTCACGAACAAACCACCGTGCGGTCCGAAACGGGGCCACGGGACACCGCAGCCCCGGTTCGCCCTCGAGACCCACCTGGACAAGGCCGCCGAGGACCTCGGCCTCGGCCCCGAGGAGATCCGCTACCGCAATCTCGTCCGCCCCTTCTCGATGACCGTGAACCACCTGCGCATCACGAGCTGCGGGCTGAAGGAATGCATGGAGCAGGTGCTGGCGGCGTCGAAGTTCCGGGAGAAGCGCGGGCACCTCGGTCGCGGGAAGGGAATCGGGTTGGCGGTCAGTGCCTACCTCTCCGGCGCCGCGCTCCCGATTTGGTGGAACGAGGACCCCCATTCCGAGGTCGAGGTTCGCATCGAGCCGTCCGGCCACGTGGTCGTGTCCTCCCTGGCGAGCGAAATCGGCCAGGGCTCCACCTCCATGCTTGCCTTCATCGTGGCTGAGGTGCTCGGCCTCGAACCCGGGGAGATCGAGGTCGTTGTGGCGGACACCGACCGGACGCCCACGGACCTTGGGAGCTACTCGAGCCGCGTGACGTTCATGGCCGGGAATGCCGCCTTGTCGGCGGCCACGAAGGCGAGGCAGGTCGTCTTCGACGTGGTGGCGGGAAGACTCGATATTCCGACGGAGCGTCTGGTCGCGAAGGGTCGGCGCATTGGCGACGCGTCGGACCCGCACCGCGGCTTCACGTGGCACGACGCGATTGCGGCAGCCGCGAGCGGCGGCCCCATCACGGCGATGGGGTCCTACAAGCCGCCGAAGCTCGCGGGCCCGTACAAAGGGTCGGGCGTCGGGCCCTCGCCCGCCTACAGCTTCTCCGCGTGCGTCATCGAGGCGACATGCGACACGGAGACGGGTTTCCTGACCGCGGACCGGATCTGGCTTGCCCACGATATCGGCCGCGCGATCAACCTGCGCGCCGTCGAGGGCCAGATCGAGGGCAGCATCTGCATGGGGCTCGGGGAGGCGCTTCTCGAGCAGCAATCGTTCCGCGGCGGGCTGCTGAAGTCCCCCTCGATCCTCGAACAGAGGGTGCCCACGATCCTCGAGATGCCCGAGATTCACACGTTCCTCGTGGAGACCGTGGACCCGGAGGGCCCCTTCGGCGCCAAGGAGGTGGGCCAGGGGCCGCTTCTCCCGGTGGCCCCCGCCCTGGCGAACGCGCTGTACGATGCCGTCGGCGTGCGGATCGACGAGGTCCCCATGACCCCGGACAAGATCCTGCGAGCCCTCGAGGAGCAGGGGAGAGGCCACGAGCGGCCCCGCGTCGGCCCTCGAGGATTTCCGGACCTCCCGCTTACGAAGGAGCCGCTGAGGGTACCGCCTCCGGCCGAGGATACCGTCATTCCCGGGAGGGTGGTGGGGTAA